Proteins found in one Silene latifolia isolate original U9 population unplaced genomic scaffold, ASM4854445v1 scaffold_20.1, whole genome shotgun sequence genomic segment:
- the LOC141638409 gene encoding 5-amino-6-(5-phospho-D-ribitylamino)uracil phosphatase, chloroplastic-like: protein MAETVATTSLIAHRPPYGGRGLRDVGKGKSFGGFCRFPVTGFIGRGIKMESSITRKRIERDCVSMGSIKALARELTKEAAYSYKEKERIPRAWNYYIETDSDRKPGVWPPDNKADSPSLHNPLLRQERLGCGWLGAIFEWEGVIIEDNPDLEKQAWLALSEEEGKSPPPAFVLKRVEGMKNEQAISEVLCWSRDQGEIRRLATRKEEIYQRLQGGIYRLRSGSREFVDVLISYEIPMALVSTRPRKILEAAIGTIGIEGVFSVIVAAEDVYRGKPDPEMFVYASQLLSFIPERCIVFGNSNQTVEAAHDARMKCVAVASKHPVYELGAADLVVRHLDELTVVDLKNLAAVESPEFQSGELELEMEEEVDENRYSAPPGVDDIFW from the coding sequence ATGGCTGAAACTGTTGCAACTACATCTCTTATAGCTCATAGGCCGCCATATGGTGGCCGGGGTTTGAGGGATGTTGGTAAAGGGAAGAGTTTTGGTGGGTTTTGCCGGTTTCCGGTGACGGGGTTTATAGGTAGGGGGATTAAAATGGAAAGTAGCATAACAAGGAAGAGAATTGAGAGGGATTGTGTGTCAATGGGATCAATTAAAGCACTTGCAAGGGAGTTAACAAAGGAGGCTGCTTATTCGTATAAAGAAAAAGAGCGAATACCCCGAGCTTGGAATTACTACATTGAGACCGATAGTGACAGGAAACCGGGGGTGTGGCCTCCTGATAACAAGGCTGATAGCCCATCTTTGCATAACCCGTTGCTTAGACAAGAAAGGTTGGGTTGTGGGTGGCTAGGTGCTATATTTGAGTGGGAAGGGGTGATAATTGAGGATAATCCTGATCTTGAGAAGCAAGCATGGTTAGCTCTTTCGGAAGAGGAAGGGAAATCACCGCCTCCTGCTTTTGTCTTGAAAAGGGTAGAGGGGATGAAAAATGAGCAGGCAATCTCGGAAGTTCTTTGTTGGTCTAGAGATCAGGGTGAGATAAGAAGATTGGCTACTAGAAAAGAGGAGATATATCAAAGACTTCAAGGTGGAATCTACCGGTTGAGATCCGGGTCTCGGGAATTTGTGGATGTTCTTATATCGTATGAAATCCCTATGGCATTGGTTTCCACCCGGCCAAGGAAAATATTGGAGGCCGCGATTGGAACAATTGGGATTGAAGGAGTTTTTAGCGTGATTGTGGCTGCCGAGGATGTTTACAGGGGTAAACCCGATCCTGAAATGTTTGTATATGCATCTCAACTTCTAAGTTTTATTCCTGAGAGATGCATCGTGTTTGGAAACTCAAACCAAACCGTGGAAGCTGCACATGATGCTCGAATGAAGTGTGTGGCTGTGGCTAGTAAGCATCCTGTATATGAGCTGGGGGCAGCAGACCTGGTTGTCCGGCATCTTGATGAGCTGACAGTTGTTGATCTGAAGAATCTAGCAGCAGTGGAGTCACCTGAGTTTCAGTCTGGTGAACTTGAGTTAGAGATGGAGGAAGAAGTTGACGAAAATCGGTATTCGGCCCCGCCAGGAGTGGATGATATATTCTGGTAG